The segment tatagacttgactatagactagactatagacttgactatagactagactatagactctaaaCACCCATCGTACTTATCTGAATGTTGGGCACTGTTTTCATAAACTCCAAAAATAGTACTAATTTTCTTGTTACCTTTTTTTACAACGTTGTTTTGTGATAACAAAATATTCACCTCATTAATATATTATCTTTAATCTAGcaagtagttttgtttttataaaaaaaatagttaattatattttaatatttatggaaGACATAAATGAAAGTGATTGTTGTGGTAATGGTTGTGCCAATTGTGTGTTAAATATTAAACCAGCCAAATCTCTAAAGGCCGATAAAAGTGGCAAACAAAATATACTTAACAATTACACACACTTCAggctaataaataaaactttgcaCCAGCCTCAAGTAAACAATGTTTGGGAGCTGCActttaaatctaaatattttgaaaataataaggaATATATATTGGACATGAATGCTGGCTATCATTTAATGATGCGTAAACCTTTAACGATTATGAAAAACGCGAAAGGGGGAAATAGCGGAAATGAAATGACAATTGAACGGAAATTTCTACTACGTCCTTATTCACCATATTGGTGGGATTGTTTGGAAatggaatttaaaatattagttaatttaaaatcacaAGGACCCATGtcgaaatatatagaaaaattagaaattaatgATGAAGTGGAATTTAAAGGACCCATAGGCAGTTTTGAACATGCAATAGATGTCAAAGGTGAAAAGTGTTTGCTAATCATCAGCCAAGGCGTGGCAATAGCACCGGTTATAGCCATCATAgaggaaatattaaataatgagGAAGATTTGTGTAGAATTACACATATAGCCTGTTTTCAAGACTTAAAACATGTCTATTTTAGAGATAAATTATatgatttcaataaatattggaATTATCAGGTGCAAATTTATTTGTCTCGGGAATTGTGTGATAATACTGAATGTTTAATTAACCAACAATGCCtagaaatttgtgaaaattttaaaagtaaacttaaatataaagaagACATTAAACCcataagttttaaagaaaattacttgGAGCTATTATTAGCAAAGTTGcaatatagaaaagaaaacgTTCATGTAATCCTAGCTGGCaatggaaaatttcaaaattattttaaagaattattgtTGCAAACAAATTACGGTGTGGCGGAAAGTAATATTTACTTGTTGTAATAAAAAGCGATTTTACAAAAGactttaaaacttaataatagtataaacattatttaaatcgTTCGTTATGTAGTATTTTCATCGTTTTTCAATTCGCAGGAGTGCAGCTCATCTAAATACTGCTTTAAAGGTAAATGTCACTGACATTGATGTTTGTGCGTACAGTGTGATGAAGTATTTTGATGTGATAGGAACGGCGTTAAAAGATCCATGGGTAGGGGAAAGATAATGGTGGAATTCTTCTCGGCTGAAATGTTATTCAAAGTTTGTAAATAGCGGAgctgaaaatataaacaaaatgttaataagtaaaaagaaataaaaaggaaaaagtatACAATACGCACCTGTAAAGCTGAGGGACTGGCTGATATAATATCTGAAGCCTCCCTTAAAGCTCTTGAGGATTTCATTTCACCCTCGGCTGCTATCACTTTAGCGCGGGCTTCTCTTGCTGCTTCAGCTTCCGCTGCCATGGCTCTTTGCAGGGCAGTGGGCAAAGAAACATCTTTTCTAAAGGATAGAAATTTACTTCAAAGactaatgtttattattaatcaCTCTATGTTACTTACATTTCCACTCTCTCCACCTTAACACCCCAGGGATCGGTGGCCTCATCTAAGGACATTTGCATGGTATGTGATATAGTTTCTCTTTCTGTCAGCAATTCAGATAAATTACGTGTACCCAAAACGTTGCGTAAAGTAGTGGCCGCCAATAGACGTGTGGAATGACTATAATTTGATACTTGTATAACAGCTTTCAAAGGATCACTAATGCGATAATAAACTACTGCATCTACGGTAACCGTTACCGAATCTTTAGATAATACTTCTTGTGGTGGTACATCAAAGGATACTGTGCGTAAATCTACTTTACAATAATCATCGACACAGggtaaaacaaagaaaacaccGGGTCCTGGAAGAATTATAATAGAGTTTTATTATT is part of the Lucilia cuprina isolate Lc7/37 chromosome 3, ASM2204524v1, whole genome shotgun sequence genome and harbors:
- the LOC111682369 gene encoding NADH-cytochrome b5 reductase-like, coding for FNLASSFVFIKKIVNYILIFMEDINESDCCGNGCANCVLNIKPAKSLKADKSGKQNILNNYTHFRLINKTLHQPQVNNVWELHFKSKYFENNKEYILDMNAGYHLMMRKPLTIMKNAKGGNSGNEMTIERKFLLRPYSPYWWDCLEMEFKILVNLKSQGPMSKYIEKLEINDEVEFKGPIGSFEHAIDVKGEKCLLIISQGVAIAPVIAIIEEILNNEEDLCRITHIACFQDLKHVYFRDKLYDFNKYWNYQVQIYLSRELCDNTECLINQQCLEICENFKSKLKYKEDIKPISFKENYLELLLAKLQYRKENVHVILAGNGKFQNYFKELLLQTNYGVAESNIYLL
- the LOC111682356 gene encoding band 7 protein AGAP004871-like yields the protein MMNAASSPRLNRARIATSPPETIRYPTTDIRTSHTINIPVQTNRTYQGLKTSENEEMNCVEILATTISIILMVLTFPISIFICFKVVSEYERAVIFRMGRLRSGGARGPGVFFVLPCVDDYCKVDLRTVSFDVPPQEVLSKDSVTVTVDAVVYYRISDPLKAVIQVSNYSHSTRLLAATTLRNVLGTRNLSELLTERETISHTMQMSLDEATDPWGVKVERVEIKDVSLPTALQRAMAAEAEAAREARAKVIAAEGEMKSSRALREASDIISASPSALQLRYLQTLNNISAEKNSTIIFPLPMDLLTPFLSHQNTSSHCTHKHQCQ